A portion of the Luxibacter massiliensis genome contains these proteins:
- the clpB gene encoding ATP-dependent chaperone ClpB, producing the protein MNINKFTQNSLQAVQNCEKIAYDYGNQEIAQEHLLYALSAQEDSLILKLLEKMDIQGTLFINRVEEALSKRPKVQGGQVFVGQDLNNVLIHAEDEAKQMGDEYVSVEHLFLSLLKYASRDLKNLYKEFGINRNSFLKALSTVRGNQRVTSDNPEATYDTLNKYGQDLVERARDQKLDPVIGRDEEIRNIIRILSRKTKNNPVLIGEPGVGKTAVAEGLAQRIVRGDVPEGLKDKTVFSLDMGALVAGAKYRGEFEERLKAVLEEVKNNDGRIILFIDELHTIVGAGKTDGAMDAGNMLKPMLARGELHCIGATTLDEYRQYIEKDAALERRFQPVMVEEPTVEDAISILRGLKERYEVFHGVKITDSALVAAATLSNRYISDRFLPDKAIDLVDEACALIKTELDSMPTEMDELRRRIMQLEIEEEALKKEQDRLSRERLEHLQEELAGLREDYTGKKAQWDNEKASVERVQKIREDIEQVNKNIQKAQREYDLNRAAELQYGRLPQLQKQLEAEESKVNEKELTLVHEAVTDEEIARIISRWTGIPVAKLNESERSKTLHLGEELHRRVIGQEEGVELVTEAIIRSKAGIKDPTKPIGSFLFLGPTGVGKTELAKALAESLFDDENNMVRIDMSEYMEKYSVSRLIGAPPGYVGYDEGGQLTEAVRRKPYSVVLFDEIEKAHPDVFNVLLQVLDDGRITDSQGRTVDFKNTILIMTSNIGANYLLEGIKEDGSLEQSSQDMAMNELRGHFRPEFLNRLDEIIMFKPLTKQDIYAIIDLLVTDVNKRLADKELAVELTEAAKDYVVEGGYDPMYGARPLKRYLQKNVETLAARLILAGNVGREDIILIDVIDGKLKASVKGQLIS; encoded by the coding sequence ATGAACATAAACAAATTTACACAAAATTCACTTCAGGCTGTACAGAACTGCGAGAAAATCGCTTATGATTATGGCAATCAGGAGATTGCCCAGGAGCATCTTTTATATGCCCTGTCAGCTCAGGAGGACAGCCTGATTCTAAAACTTCTTGAAAAGATGGATATTCAGGGCACTTTATTTATAAACCGGGTGGAGGAAGCGTTGTCGAAGCGGCCTAAGGTTCAGGGCGGGCAGGTGTTTGTCGGCCAGGATCTGAACAATGTCCTGATTCATGCTGAGGATGAGGCAAAACAGATGGGGGATGAGTATGTTTCAGTTGAACATTTATTTCTCTCTTTACTGAAATATGCGAGCCGTGATTTAAAGAACCTGTATAAGGAGTTTGGCATTAACAGAAATAGTTTTCTTAAAGCGCTGTCTACGGTGAGGGGAAACCAGAGGGTGACCAGTGACAACCCGGAAGCTACTTATGATACTTTGAATAAATATGGGCAGGATCTGGTGGAGCGTGCCAGAGACCAAAAGCTGGATCCGGTCATAGGCAGGGATGAAGAAATCAGAAATATTATTCGGATTTTGTCGAGAAAGACAAAGAACAACCCTGTCTTAATTGGGGAGCCAGGTGTCGGAAAGACTGCTGTGGCAGAAGGGTTGGCACAGAGGATTGTCAGAGGCGACGTGCCTGAAGGACTGAAGGATAAAACTGTTTTTTCTTTGGATATGGGCGCCCTAGTGGCAGGGGCAAAATATAGAGGAGAGTTTGAGGAGCGTCTCAAGGCTGTGCTGGAAGAGGTAAAAAACAACGACGGCAGAATTATACTTTTTATTGATGAACTGCATACGATTGTGGGGGCAGGTAAAACAGACGGCGCCATGGATGCCGGCAATATGCTGAAACCTATGCTGGCAAGGGGAGAGCTGCACTGTATTGGAGCTACCACTTTGGACGAATACCGTCAATATATTGAGAAGGATGCTGCCCTGGAGAGAAGGTTCCAGCCAGTGATGGTGGAAGAACCTACAGTAGAAGACGCCATTTCTATTTTGCGGGGGTTAAAAGAGCGGTATGAGGTATTTCACGGTGTAAAAATTACAGACAGTGCACTGGTGGCCGCGGCAACTTTATCTAACAGGTATATATCCGACCGTTTTCTGCCTGACAAGGCCATTGACCTGGTAGATGAGGCGTGCGCCTTAATTAAGACCGAGCTGGACTCTATGCCTACTGAAATGGATGAGCTTAGACGGCGGATTATGCAGTTGGAAATTGAAGAAGAAGCGCTTAAAAAGGAGCAGGACCGCTTGAGCAGGGAGAGGCTTGAGCATCTGCAGGAGGAGCTTGCCGGTTTAAGAGAGGACTACACGGGCAAAAAGGCACAGTGGGACAATGAAAAAGCATCTGTGGAGCGTGTCCAGAAGATAAGGGAAGATATTGAGCAGGTGAATAAGAATATTCAGAAAGCACAGAGGGAATATGACCTGAACAGAGCGGCTGAATTACAATATGGGCGGCTTCCCCAGTTACAGAAGCAATTGGAGGCAGAAGAGAGCAAGGTTAATGAGAAGGAACTGACACTGGTACATGAAGCTGTGACAGACGAGGAAATAGCCAGGATTATTTCCCGGTGGACAGGAATACCAGTTGCGAAACTGAATGAAAGTGAGAGAAGCAAGACACTGCATTTGGGCGAGGAACTCCACAGAAGAGTCATTGGGCAGGAGGAAGGGGTAGAGCTTGTCACGGAAGCAATTATCCGTTCTAAAGCTGGTATTAAAGACCCTACTAAGCCGATTGGTTCTTTCCTGTTCCTTGGACCTACCGGAGTGGGAAAGACAGAGCTTGCAAAGGCGCTGGCGGAAAGTCTGTTTGATGATGAGAATAATATGGTGCGGATTGATATGAGTGAATATATGGAGAAGTATTCTGTTTCCAGGCTAATCGGAGCGCCTCCGGGATATGTAGGGTATGATGAGGGAGGGCAGCTTACAGAGGCTGTCAGGAGAAAGCCGTATTCGGTGGTATTGTTTGATGAAATAGAAAAGGCACATCCAGATGTATTCAATGTACTGCTGCAGGTATTGGATGATGGACGCATCACAGATTCTCAAGGCCGTACAGTGGATTTCAAGAATACGATTCTGATCATGACCTCCAATATTGGAGCCAACTATCTTTTGGAGGGGATAAAGGAGGACGGCAGCCTGGAGCAATCCAGCCAGGATATGGCCATGAATGAGCTGAGGGGGCATTTTAGGCCGGAGTTTCTGAACCGTCTGGATGAAATCATTATGTTTAAACCGTTGACGAAACAAGATATTTATGCAATTATTGATTTGTTAGTAACAGATGTCAACAAACGGCTTGCCGATAAGGAACTGGCTGTTGAACTGACAGAAGCGGCGAAGGACTATGTGGTTGAGGGAGGCTATGACCCGATGTATGGGGCGCGTCCGCTGAAAAGATATTTGCAGAAGAATGTGGAAACTCTTGCTGCCAGATTAATTCTGGCAGGCAATGTGGGCAGGGAGGACATTATTCTGATTGATGTTATTGACGGAAAATTGAAGGCAAGTGTGAAAGGGCAGCTGATTTCATGA
- a CDS encoding acyltransferase yields MKNKNYNMELIRTVSFVMVIIIHVTNYYCRAFTNIKTGEYLFSLTLDVVSRVSVPCFFMLSGALLLGREESLKKNGSRLFRFLAVLVFWSIVYYFFNVYYMGTDVDLKEILFVPAEPHLWYLYATIPIYFVLPFFQVMCRGMDEKLDRAFLAMASIAGVFLYFSSLIQEEAYYDVPIIGDRIYTFYFFMGYFILKYEKRITWSSRRLFLIFIGSTALNVILTAFISYVSGDHFERLMEYGCPLVAISGLSFFTWIIRMGKGRIEFGPRAKRWIDTWCRCSFGIYLIHILFLDNFKKYVKPWDLTAWAAVPLLTAGILGVSFLCIYLLQKLPFGKYIS; encoded by the coding sequence ATGAAGAATAAGAATTATAATATGGAGTTAATCAGGACAGTGTCTTTTGTGATGGTTATTATAATTCATGTCACAAACTATTACTGCCGGGCATTTACTAATATCAAAACAGGAGAATATCTATTTTCCTTAACCCTGGATGTTGTTTCCAGGGTTAGTGTGCCCTGCTTTTTTATGCTGAGTGGAGCCCTTCTGCTGGGGAGGGAGGAATCTCTGAAAAAGAATGGAAGCCGTCTGTTCCGCTTTCTGGCTGTTTTGGTATTCTGGAGCATCGTGTATTATTTCTTTAATGTGTATTATATGGGGACGGATGTGGATCTGAAGGAAATACTTTTTGTGCCTGCTGAACCGCACCTCTGGTATTTATATGCAACTATTCCGATATATTTTGTGCTCCCATTTTTCCAAGTTATGTGCCGGGGCATGGATGAAAAGCTGGATCGGGCGTTTTTGGCCATGGCAAGTATTGCAGGAGTATTTCTGTATTTTTCTTCTCTGATCCAGGAAGAAGCATATTATGATGTCCCTATCATTGGCGACAGAATATATACATTTTACTTTTTTATGGGTTACTTTATTTTGAAATATGAGAAAAGAATCACCTGGAGCAGTCGCAGGCTGTTTTTGATATTCATAGGGAGCACAGCCTTAAATGTGATACTTACAGCTTTCATAAGTTATGTGTCGGGGGATCATTTTGAGAGGCTTATGGAATACGGATGTCCTCTTGTGGCCATAAGCGGACTCTCCTTTTTTACCTGGATAATTCGGATGGGGAAAGGGAGGATAGAGTTTGGCCCCAGGGCAAAAAGATGGATTGACACATGGTGCAGATGTTCATTTGGGATCTACCTGATACATATCCTATTTTTAGATAATTTCAAAAAATATGTAAAACCTTGGGATTTGACAGCATGGGCGGCAGTACCGCTGCTCACAGCGGGGATTCTCGGCGTGTCCTTTTTATGCATATATCTGCTCCAAAAGCTTCCTTTTGGAAAATATATATCTTAG
- a CDS encoding Y-family DNA polymerase: MTPVIFHVDVNSAYLSWTAVEQLKKGAKQDLREIPSIIGGDQKARRGVVLAKSVPAKKYGIRTGEPVANAFRKCPHLVTAPPDHTMYREKSARLMEYLGTFTEKIEQVSVDECYMDFTQIAVQYPSPVDVALKIKNEIKELFGFTVNIGISSNKLLAKMASDFEKPDKVHTLFPQEISRKMWPLPVGELYMAGRSSVETLKKLEINTIGDLAQANPGLLVLHLKSHGQMLWEFANGIDHSSVQSEQAEAKGIGNSTTLSEDLATYEEAEKVFAGLAESVGRRLAEAGQKARMVSMEIKYYDFRCISHQMQLPGPSNDRDEILQAACQLFKEAWSGEPVRLLGIRTAKLVDESEPEQLSIFDVEMPPLVDEKHKKLNEAMESIRKRFGQEAVVRGSMLKTRYKDEE, translated from the coding sequence ATGACACCCGTTATTTTTCATGTTGATGTAAATTCCGCCTATTTGAGCTGGACGGCAGTGGAACAATTAAAAAAGGGCGCAAAACAGGATTTAAGGGAGATTCCGTCTATTATAGGCGGAGATCAGAAAGCGCGGCGCGGTGTGGTGCTGGCAAAATCTGTTCCCGCCAAAAAATATGGCATTCGCACAGGGGAACCTGTTGCGAATGCCTTTCGTAAGTGTCCCCACTTGGTGACGGCGCCTCCAGACCATACAATGTACAGGGAAAAGAGTGCCAGGCTTATGGAATACCTGGGTACATTTACGGAGAAGATTGAACAAGTCAGCGTGGATGAGTGCTATATGGATTTTACACAGATAGCCGTACAGTATCCATCCCCTGTGGATGTCGCACTAAAAATAAAGAATGAGATTAAAGAACTGTTCGGGTTCACAGTAAATATTGGCATATCTTCTAATAAACTTTTGGCAAAAATGGCCTCAGATTTTGAAAAGCCAGACAAGGTACATACCTTATTTCCCCAGGAGATAAGCAGGAAAATGTGGCCTCTGCCTGTGGGTGAGTTATATATGGCGGGACGTTCCAGCGTGGAGACTCTAAAGAAATTAGAAATTAACACCATCGGGGACCTGGCCCAGGCCAATCCAGGCCTTTTAGTCCTTCACCTAAAAAGCCATGGGCAGATGCTGTGGGAATTTGCCAATGGTATCGACCACTCCAGTGTACAGTCTGAGCAGGCAGAAGCGAAAGGAATTGGAAATTCTACAACTTTGTCTGAGGATTTGGCGACATACGAGGAGGCTGAGAAAGTTTTCGCAGGACTTGCAGAAAGTGTGGGACGCCGCCTGGCCGAAGCCGGACAGAAGGCCCGGATGGTAAGTATGGAAATTAAATATTATGACTTTAGGTGTATTTCTCATCAGATGCAGCTGCCAGGGCCCTCCAATGACAGAGATGAAATATTGCAGGCAGCGTGCCAGCTTTTTAAGGAGGCATGGAGCGGCGAGCCAGTCCGCCTGCTGGGCATAAGGACTGCGAAACTTGTGGATGAATCAGAACCTGAGCAGCTTTCTATCTTTGATGTGGAAATGCCCCCGCTGGTGGATGAGAAGCATAAGAAGCTGAATGAGGCTATGGAGAGTATTCGGAAGAGATTCGGGCAGGAGGCTGTGGTCAGAGGCAGTATGCTGAAAACGAGGTACAAAGATGAAGAATAA
- the priA gene encoding replication restart helicase PriA, with product MYAEIIVDITHEKLDRIFEYRIPSHLEGELSVGMEVLVPFGNGNRRIKGYVTGISEACEYEESKIKDIADILRDSVEIEGRLIALAAWMKEQYGGTMIQALKTVLPIKQKENAKIKKRIRLLLDEEAGRRQLDIYLKKNEKARARLLAALLEDPVLDYGLLSQKLNITMNVVRALEGQGVAALEEETVYRNPVSGKKEEKNITYTREQQQVIQAFWDDYSGQRMGTYLLHGVTGSGKTEVYIELIKRVVSEGKQAIVLIPEIALTYQTVMRFYRNFGDRVSIMNSRLSKGERYDQMMRAKSKKVDVMIGPRSALFTPFPNLGLIVIDEEHEPTYKSEQVPRYHARETAVARAEMEGASVILGSATPSLEAMYRARKGEYRLLEMRCRSGDQGMAKVYIADLREELKEGNRSILSRRLKELMEGRLKRQEQVMLFLNRRGYAGFVSCRECGHVIKCPHCDVSLSFHKNGRLVCHYCGYEELRKQECPACGSRHIGEFRAGTQQIEELVKQQFPQARVLRMDMDTTKQKNGHEKILSAFANEEADILVGTQMIVKGHDFPNVTLVGVLAADMSLYADDYRAGERTFQLLTQAVGRAGRGEKEGEAVIQTYSPEHYGIVTAACQDYEAFYQEEIRYRELMGYPPAENLLAILVSCADEQLLETGCRYLREYTARVKPNRELEVIGPAAPGIGKVNDVYRKVLYLKAKQYGLLVRMKNYLEQYIEVNEGFRKMRIQFDFNPMNIF from the coding sequence ATGTATGCAGAAATTATTGTAGATATTACCCATGAAAAATTAGACAGGATATTTGAATACAGAATCCCCTCCCATCTGGAAGGGGAACTTTCTGTAGGTATGGAAGTGCTGGTCCCTTTTGGCAATGGGAACCGCAGAATAAAAGGGTATGTAACTGGAATTTCCGAGGCCTGTGAGTATGAAGAGTCGAAAATAAAAGATATCGCAGATATCTTAAGGGACAGCGTGGAAATAGAGGGCAGGCTCATTGCCCTGGCTGCCTGGATGAAGGAGCAGTATGGAGGCACTATGATACAGGCATTAAAGACTGTGCTGCCCATAAAACAAAAGGAAAATGCAAAGATTAAGAAACGTATCCGGCTTTTGCTGGACGAGGAGGCAGGCAGGCGGCAGTTAGATATATACTTGAAAAAGAATGAGAAGGCCCGCGCCAGGCTTCTGGCAGCGCTCTTAGAAGATCCTGTACTGGATTATGGACTTTTGTCCCAGAAACTTAATATTACAATGAACGTAGTGCGGGCGCTGGAGGGGCAGGGAGTTGCCGCCCTGGAAGAAGAAACTGTATACAGGAATCCGGTCAGCGGCAAAAAAGAAGAGAAGAATATCACTTATACCAGGGAGCAGCAGCAGGTGATACAGGCATTTTGGGATGACTACAGCGGCCAAAGAATGGGGACCTATTTGCTGCACGGTGTCACAGGCAGCGGCAAAACAGAAGTTTATATAGAGCTGATTAAACGGGTGGTATCTGAAGGGAAGCAGGCCATTGTCCTGATTCCAGAGATCGCACTGACTTATCAGACTGTTATGCGTTTTTACCGGAACTTTGGCGACAGGGTGTCGATTATGAATTCCCGATTGTCCAAAGGAGAGCGGTATGACCAAATGATGCGGGCAAAGAGCAAAAAGGTGGACGTGATGATAGGGCCCCGCTCGGCTTTATTTACTCCTTTTCCGAACCTGGGCCTCATTGTGATTGACGAGGAGCATGAGCCAACTTATAAAAGCGAGCAGGTACCAAGATACCATGCCAGGGAAACCGCTGTGGCCAGAGCTGAGATGGAGGGCGCCAGTGTGATACTAGGGTCTGCCACGCCGTCGCTGGAGGCAATGTACCGGGCAAGGAAGGGGGAATACCGGCTCCTTGAGATGCGGTGCCGTTCGGGAGACCAGGGGATGGCTAAGGTATATATAGCAGATTTGCGGGAGGAGCTTAAGGAGGGGAATAGATCTATTTTAAGCCGCAGGCTCAAGGAGCTTATGGAAGGCAGGCTAAAGAGGCAAGAGCAGGTGATGCTGTTTTTAAACCGGCGGGGGTATGCAGGCTTTGTATCCTGCCGGGAATGCGGCCATGTAATAAAATGTCCACATTGTGATGTTTCCCTTTCTTTCCACAAGAATGGAAGGTTGGTCTGCCATTATTGCGGGTATGAAGAACTAAGGAAGCAGGAATGCCCCGCGTGCGGGTCACGCCATATCGGGGAATTCAGGGCAGGCACCCAGCAAATAGAAGAACTTGTAAAACAGCAGTTTCCACAAGCCAGGGTCCTGCGCATGGATATGGATACCACAAAGCAGAAAAACGGGCATGAGAAGATCTTGTCTGCCTTTGCGAATGAGGAGGCAGATATTCTGGTGGGTACCCAGATGATTGTAAAGGGCCATGACTTTCCCAATGTCACACTTGTGGGCGTGCTGGCTGCTGATATGTCATTATATGCAGATGATTACCGAGCCGGGGAGAGGACATTTCAGTTACTTACCCAAGCTGTTGGACGGGCGGGCAGAGGTGAGAAGGAAGGGGAGGCAGTGATCCAGACATATAGTCCTGAACATTATGGGATTGTGACAGCGGCATGTCAGGACTACGAGGCCTTTTACCAGGAGGAAATCAGGTACCGTGAGCTTATGGGGTATCCTCCGGCAGAGAACTTGCTGGCAATCCTTGTAAGCTGCGCAGATGAGCAGTTATTAGAGACGGGCTGCAGATATTTAAGGGAATACACTGCCAGGGTGAAGCCAAATAGGGAGCTGGAGGTAATCGGCCCGGCAGCCCCGGGGATCGGTAAAGTAAATGATGTCTATCGGAAAGTGCTGTATCTAAAGGCAAAGCAGTATGGGTTACTTGTGAGAATGAAGAATTATTTAGAACAATATATTGAGGTAAATGAAGGATTCAGGAAGATGCGGATTCAATTTGATTTTAATCCCATGAATATTTTTTGA
- a CDS encoding UDP-N-acetylmuramoyl-L-alanyl-D-glutamate--2,6-diaminopimelate ligase: protein MKLSQLLERLEYTVLQGSDETEISTLANDSRKVQKGSVFVCISGAAVDGHTFIQDVADRGAAAVVVERETEVPENITVIKVEDTRYGLALMSAAYFGYPADKMDIIGITGTKGKTTTTYLIKSILEEVGKKVGLIGTIEAVIGDERIPAANTTPESYTIHEYFARMVEAGCDTVVMEVSSQGLMLHRTAGIPFEIGIFTNLGRDHIGPNEHADFEDYKRCKGLLFKQCRRGIANVDDPYFADIFSKATCETETFGFSKKADLRAEDTHLVSRPGYLGVAYHAAGVMDFDVEIDIPGKFSVYNSLTAIAVCRHFKVPAEKIQKALKAAKVKGRIEMVKVSDEFTLMIDYAHNAMSLESLLATLKEYNPKRLVCLFGCGGNRSKERRYEMGEVSGRLADLTIITSDNPRFEEPQAIIDDIKKGIARTAGKYVEICDRKEAIRYAIGHGQPGDVIVLAGKGHEDYQEIKGVKYPMDERVLIQEVLEELK from the coding sequence ATGAAGCTGAGTCAGTTATTAGAACGTTTGGAATATACAGTGTTACAGGGAAGTGATGAGACAGAGATAAGCACTCTGGCTAATGATTCCCGCAAGGTACAGAAGGGTTCTGTTTTTGTGTGTATCAGCGGCGCAGCTGTGGACGGACATACCTTTATACAGGATGTGGCGGACAGAGGGGCTGCTGCGGTGGTTGTAGAGCGGGAGACGGAAGTTCCTGAGAATATAACAGTCATCAAGGTGGAAGATACCCGGTATGGACTGGCATTGATGTCGGCAGCCTATTTTGGATATCCGGCAGACAAAATGGATATTATTGGCATTACTGGAACCAAGGGGAAAACGACCACAACCTATTTGATTAAATCAATTTTGGAGGAAGTGGGGAAAAAGGTGGGGTTGATCGGGACAATTGAGGCGGTGATCGGAGATGAAAGGATTCCTGCAGCTAACACCACTCCTGAGTCCTATACCATCCACGAGTATTTTGCCAGAATGGTGGAGGCTGGATGTGATACGGTTGTAATGGAAGTATCTTCCCAAGGGCTGATGCTGCACCGGACGGCGGGGATACCTTTTGAAATCGGTATATTTACGAACCTAGGCAGAGATCATATCGGGCCGAATGAACATGCAGACTTTGAGGACTATAAGAGATGTAAGGGCCTCTTATTCAAGCAGTGCAGGAGAGGGATCGCCAATGTGGATGACCCATATTTTGCGGACATATTTTCCAAGGCGACCTGCGAGACAGAGACTTTTGGATTCTCCAAGAAAGCAGACCTGCGGGCAGAGGATACTCATCTAGTGTCGAGGCCGGGATACTTGGGAGTTGCTTACCATGCAGCTGGAGTGATGGACTTTGATGTGGAAATCGATATTCCAGGTAAATTCAGTGTATATAATTCCCTCACGGCCATAGCCGTGTGCAGGCATTTTAAAGTACCTGCAGAGAAGATCCAGAAAGCGTTAAAGGCTGCCAAAGTTAAGGGCAGGATTGAGATGGTGAAAGTATCAGATGAATTTACGCTTATGATAGATTACGCCCATAATGCTATGAGCCTAGAAAGTCTTCTGGCTACACTGAAGGAATACAATCCCAAGCGCCTAGTCTGCCTTTTTGGGTGTGGCGGGAACCGCTCAAAAGAGAGGCGGTACGAGATGGGGGAAGTATCCGGACGGCTGGCGGACCTGACCATCATTACATCTGACAATCCCAGGTTTGAGGAGCCTCAGGCTATTATAGATGACATCAAGAAGGGCATTGCCAGGACAGCCGGAAAGTATGTGGAGATCTGCGACCGCAAGGAGGCCATCAGGTATGCCATTGGCCACGGACAGCCGGGGGACGTGATTGTTCTTGCAGGAAAAGGGCATGAGGATTATCAGGAAATTAAAGGCGTAAAGTACCCTATGGATGAGAGAGTATTGATACAGGAGGTTTTAGAAGAATTAAAGTAG
- a CDS encoding methyl-accepting chemotaxis protein, whose amino-acid sequence MRNFLAKQKLTTKIAMALSSLLVVVFAILIISVAVTTKTNIQKLSNEELTAISEKNAADVQSIFDLVDIVGSGAQDYILREYEKAGSAGQNQSGAAFYSPIYGVQYSQSSYEVELYLKENFRSAVAGNENVNSIVAAFEPYAYDSAIQDFSVISAKNVNNSEPYSYGAHSQYSGEPFYTMAKEAGDIVVTPPVEFEGNKVISISYPIIYNNEFKGAIAADINVETFGNKISDITQYSSIYYAVISSDGVVIFNSKDSDRVGENSQDNFTAEVYAQIEENMAGGEAFSIDSTADGTDFTRFYAPIQAGNETWWAVTVIEKSELNAAVRNTLILLIGISVAAFIVIVLITITILHKTLKPIQTVVGAAEQIAQGHFDIQLEATSQDEIGVLTSTFEKTAYTLRNIVEDISSVLDSVAKQNLNVSTSAEYVGELSQIGTSMEQIMNNLNYVLNEIHQCAEQVSSGADQVSSGAQALAQGSTEQASSVEELAATVNEMSQQISVMSSYTQEASSEAEEVGNEMEKSSEKMQDMVQAMSRISDTSKQIEKIIGTIEDIAFQTNILALNAAVEAARAGTAGKGFAVVADEVRNLASKSAEASKNTTSLIEDSITAVRDGIRLTDETSKALVFAVNGAESVVKKINEVSSSFEEQVVAAKQIKQAIDQISSVVQTNSATSQESAAASEELSAQAQNLKSLIDGFELRN is encoded by the coding sequence ATGAGAAATTTTTTGGCGAAACAAAAGTTGACAACCAAAATTGCAATGGCTCTTTCGAGCCTATTGGTGGTTGTCTTTGCTATTTTGATTATATCAGTGGCAGTGACAACTAAGACTAATATTCAGAAATTGTCCAATGAAGAATTGACTGCCATATCGGAGAAGAATGCGGCTGACGTACAGTCTATTTTTGATCTGGTAGATATTGTTGGAAGTGGAGCACAGGACTATATATTGCGGGAATACGAGAAAGCCGGCAGCGCCGGGCAGAATCAGTCAGGGGCGGCGTTTTACAGTCCTATATATGGCGTACAGTATTCACAGTCCAGTTATGAAGTAGAGTTATATTTAAAGGAAAATTTCCGCAGTGCGGTTGCCGGAAATGAAAATGTCAATAGTATAGTAGCTGCTTTTGAGCCTTATGCTTATGACAGTGCAATACAAGATTTTTCTGTCATTTCGGCAAAAAATGTAAATAATAGTGAGCCGTATAGTTATGGAGCCCATTCACAGTATTCTGGAGAACCCTTTTATACCATGGCGAAGGAGGCCGGGGATATTGTTGTAACGCCGCCTGTGGAGTTTGAGGGAAACAAAGTAATTTCCATATCGTATCCTATTATTTATAATAATGAATTTAAAGGCGCTATTGCGGCAGATATTAACGTCGAGACGTTTGGAAATAAAATATCGGACATTACACAGTACTCCAGCATCTACTATGCTGTGATTTCCAGCGACGGAGTTGTCATATTTAACAGCAAAGATTCCGACAGGGTGGGAGAGAATTCACAGGATAACTTTACAGCAGAAGTCTATGCCCAAATAGAAGAGAATATGGCTGGCGGAGAGGCTTTTTCCATAGACAGCACTGCCGATGGAACAGATTTTACAAGATTCTATGCTCCTATCCAGGCGGGAAATGAAACCTGGTGGGCCGTCACAGTAATAGAAAAAAGTGAATTAAATGCTGCCGTACGCAATACATTAATTTTATTAATCGGAATTTCTGTTGCAGCCTTTATTGTCATCGTTTTAATTACGATCACCATCTTACATAAGACTTTAAAACCCATCCAGACAGTAGTGGGAGCGGCAGAACAGATAGCACAAGGCCATTTTGATATTCAGCTTGAGGCAACCTCCCAGGATGAAATCGGTGTTTTGACATCTACATTTGAAAAAACAGCCTATACACTTAGGAACATTGTTGAGGATATATCTTCTGTCCTTGACAGTGTTGCAAAGCAAAACCTGAATGTTTCTACGTCTGCCGAGTATGTAGGAGAACTGAGCCAAATAGGGACTTCTATGGAACAGATAATGAATAATCTGAATTATGTCCTCAATGAAATCCATCAGTGTGCAGAACAGGTTTCTTCTGGAGCGGATCAAGTTTCTTCAGGGGCCCAGGCTCTTGCCCAGGGTTCCACGGAGCAGGCAAGCTCGGTAGAAGAATTGGCGGCAACAGTCAATGAGATGTCACAGCAGATTTCGGTTATGTCCTCCTACACCCAGGAAGCCAGCAGCGAGGCGGAAGAAGTGGGGAATGAAATGGAAAAAAGCAGTGAAAAGATGCAGGATATGGTTCAGGCAATGTCCAGAATCAGCGATACTTCCAAGCAGATTGAAAAAATTATTGGCACTATAGAAGATATTGCTTTCCAGACAAATATATTGGCATTGAATGCAGCCGTGGAAGCTGCAAGGGCTGGTACGGCAGGAAAAGGATTTGCGGTTGTGGCTGATGAAGTCCGTAATCTTGCAAGCAAGTCAGCAGAAGCTTCCAAAAATACTACATCTCTTATTGAAGATTCCATTACTGCTGTCCGAGATGGGATCCGTTTGACAGATGAAACATCAAAGGCGCTTGTATTTGCCGTGAATGGTGCTGAGAGTGTTGTTAAGAAGATTAATGAAGTTTCCAGTTCGTTTGAAGAGCAGGTTGTTGCTGCAAAACAAATCAAACAGGCGATAGACCAAATTTCTAGTGTTGTGCAGACCAATTCTGCCACATCCCAAGAAAGTGCGGCAGCCAGCGAAGAACTTTCAGCGCAGGCACAGAATTTGAAATCTCTTATAGATGGTTTTGAACTGCGGAATTAG